The Fragaria vesca subsp. vesca linkage group LG2, FraVesHawaii_1.0, whole genome shotgun sequence genome includes a window with the following:
- the LOC101311428 gene encoding uncharacterized protein LOC101311428: protein MSNPTSLYPQVIQTNPDAPKPSSSSSSSMYPSVDVAHLAEDLFPENDAVSETNQNLQSSEEILVKIPGAIVHLIEKSYSIELACGDLTIVALRQGGNVVAVLARVGDEIQWPLAKDEAAVKLDHSHYFFNLRVPADGSSENGEIELLNYGLTIATKGQDGLMKELDRVLETYSCFSEQKMEGLEHWDVLDGTVARETTPEDLSCTDRKKLMGDSSAAYWTTLAPNVEDYSGRCARMIASGSGQLIRGILWCGDVTVDRLKWGNEFLKKRMGPCSSSEISPETLKRIQRVKRLTKMSEKMASGILSGVIKVSGFFTSAIVNSKVGKKFFSLLPGEIVLASLDGFSKVCDAVEVAGRNVMSTSSVVTTGLVSQRYGEPAAKVTNEGLDAAGYAIGTAWAVFKIRKALNPKSVIKPTTLAKAASEAKSSKSN, encoded by the exons ATCCCACCTCTCTCTACCCTCAAGTCATCCAGACCAACCCAGACGCCCCAAAGCCCTCTTCTTCTTCCTCCTCCTCTATGTACCCTTCAGTCGACGTGGCCCACCTCGCGGAGGACCTCTTCCCCGAAAACGACGCCGTTTCGGAAACGAACCAAAATCTCCAATCCTCGGAAGAAATCCTGGTCAAGATTCCGGGGGCGATCGTCCACCTCATCGAGAAATCCTACAGCATTGAGCTGGCCTGCGGCGACCTCACCATCGTCGCTCTCCGGCAAGGCGGCAACGTAGTCGCGGTCCTGGCGCGCGTTGGCGACGAGATCCAGTGGCCGTTGGCGAAAGACGAGGCGGCGGTGAAGCTTGATCACTCTCACTATTTCTTCAATCTTCGAGTCCCGGCGGATGGCTCGTCGGAGAATGGAGAAATAGAGCTGCTGAATTACGGGCTGACGATTGCGACCAAGGGGCAGGATGGCTTGATGAAGGAATTGGACCGGGTTTTGGAGACTTATAGTTGCTTTTCGGAGCAGAAGATGGAAGGATTGGAGCATTGGGATGTTCTGGACGGGACCGTGGCGAGGGAGACTACGCCGGAGGATTTGAGTTGTACTGACAGGAAGAAACTGATGGGCGACAGCTCGGCTGCGTACTGGACTACATTGGCTCCGAATGTGGAGGATTACAGCGGGAGGTGTGCCAGGATGATCGCTTCGGGGTCGGGGCAGCTTATTAGGGGGATTTTGTGGTGTGGGGATGTGACTGTGGACAGGCTCAAGTGGGGGAATGAGTTCTTGAAGAAGAGGATGGGGCCATGTTCCAGTTCCGAGATTAGTCCTGAGACATTGAAGAGGATCCAAAG GGTTAAGAGGTTGACGAAGATGTCGGAGAAAATGGCCTCTGGAATCCTTTCAGGGGTTATTAAAGTATCTGGATTCTTTACAAGTGCAATTGTTAACTCGAAAGTGGGCAAGAAATTTTTCAGCCTTCTCCCTGGAGAAATTGTCCTGGCTTCCTTGGATGGATTCA GCAAAGTCTGTGATGCCGTTGAAGTTGCTGGAAGGAATGTCATGTCAACCTCATCTGTTGTCACGACTGGACTTGTTTCACAGAG GTACGGCGAACCAGCAGCGAAGGTCACAAATGAAGGGCTTGATGCTGCAGGGTACGCTATTGGGACTGCTTGGGCAGTGTTCAAGATAAGAAAGGCTCTCAACCCGAAGAGTGTTATCAAGCCTACAACTCTTGCTAAAGCTGCTTCTGAAGCAAAGTCCTCCAAGTCGAACTAA
- the LOC101311922 gene encoding amino acid permease 2-like gives MLPRSRTLPSRIHHGAVEERHDVRHYLQVEVQPKVGESEAINPQSNYSKCFDDDGRLKRTGTFWTSTSHIITAVIGSGVLSLAWAIAQLGWVAGPTVLALFAIVNLYTSNLLAMCYRAGDPVTGQRNYTYMDAVKANLGGRRVMLCGLVQYLNLFGVAIGYTIASSVSMMAIKRSNCYHKSGGKDPCHMSSNGYMITFGIIEVIFSQIKDFNEVWWLSIVAAIMSFTYSTVGLGLGIGKVAGNGGFKGSLLGISIGTVTHSGTVVTSTEKMWRTMQALGAIAFAYSYSLVLIEIQDTIRSPPAEHKTMKKATVFSITVTTVFYMLCGCFGYAAFGDLAPGNLLTGFGFYNPYWLLDIANVAIVVHLVGAFQVFCQPLFAFVEKWSAQKWPKSDFVTAEYDIPIPFYGVYQLNLFRLVWRTLFVILTTLISMLLPFFNDVVGILGAFGFWPLTVYFPVEMYIAQQKIEKWSSRWLGLQMLSMSCLVVSIVAAVGSFAGVVLDLKSYKPFKTTY, from the exons ATGTTGCCAAGGAGCCGAACTCTTCCAAGCAGAATCCATCATGGAGCT GTGGAGGAGAGGCATGATGTCAGGCACTATTTGCAAGTAGAAGTTCAACCTAAAGTCGGTGAATCTGAAGCTATAAACCCTCAGTCGAACTATTCCAAATGCTTCGATGATGATGGTCGCCTTAAGCGAACAG GAACTTTTTGGACTTCAACATCACATATTATCACTGCAGTTATAGGATCTGGAGTTCTATCGTTAGCATGGGCAATTGCACAGCTTGGTTGGGTTGCAGGACCAACTGTCCTCGCTCTTTTTGCCATTGTCAATCTGTACACTTCCAATCTCCTAGCCATGTGCTATCGAGCAGGTGACCCTGTCACGGGACAGAGAAATTATACATACATGGATGCTGTCAAGGCCAACTTAG GAGGAAGAAGAGTCATGTTATGTGGATTAGTCCAGTACTTGAATTTGTTTGGGGTAGCAATTGGATATACCATTGCATCTTCTGTCAGCATGAT GGCAATAAAGAGATCAAACTGCTATCACAAAAGTGGAGGGAAAGATCCATGTCATATGTCAAGCAATGGTTATATGATAACATTTGGAATCATAGAGGTGATATTTTCACAAATCAAAGATTTTAATGAAGTATGGTGGCTTTCTATAGTGGCAGCCATTATGTCTTTCACATACTCTACTGTTGGCCTTGGACTTGGCATTGGCAAAGTTGCAG GAAATGGGGGTTTCAAAGGAAGTCTATTGGGTATTAGCATAGGGACAGTTACTCATTCTGGAACAGTAGTCACATCTACAGAAAAGATGTGGAGGACTATGCAAGCTCTTGGCGCTATTGCATTTGCTTACTCCTATTCTTTGGTCCTCATCGAAATACAG GATACTATAAGATCTCCTCCTGCAGAACATAAGACCATGAAGAAGGCAACTGTATTCAGCATCACTGTCACAACAGTCTTTTATATGCTCTGTGGATGTTTTGGGTACGCGGCGTTTGGTGATCTTGCCCCAGGAAACCTCTTAACTGGCTTTGGATTCTATAACCCCTACTGGCTCCTGGACATTGCAAATGTTGCAATTGTTGTCCACCTAGTAGGTGCATTTCAG GTCTTCTGCCAGCCATTATTTGCATTTGTGGAGAAATGGAGTGCACAAAAATGGCCAAAAAGCGACTTTGTGACAGCCGAGTATGACATACCTATTCCCTTCTATGGTGTCTACCAACTCAACCTGTTTCGCTTGGTATGGAGGACCCTTTTTGTTATATTGACTACCCTCATATCCATGCTCCTACCATTCTTCAATGATGTAGTTGGGATACTTGGAGCCTTTGGATTCTGGCCATTAACTGTTTATTTTCCGGTTGAGATGTACATTGCTCAACAGAAGATTGAGAAATGGAGTAGTAGATGGCTTGGACTTCAGATGCTAAGTATGAGTTGTCTAGTCGTCTCCATAGTTGCTGCAGTTGGCTCTTTCGCCGGTGTAGTTCTAGATCTGAAGTCTTATAAACCCTTCAAAACTACTTATTGA